The following proteins are co-located in the Macrobrachium rosenbergii isolate ZJJX-2024 unplaced genomic scaffold, ASM4041242v1 393, whole genome shotgun sequence genome:
- the LOC136838277 gene encoding uncharacterized protein produces the protein MNLIGTAVYLYNISTNKIYFILVRNKLVSKQLESKSIPSLELQALALTAETVKDLKNELSGFGCIDPIEIAGCEIYSDSLVVLTWLQSYALKLDKLQKKQPFILNRLEYINKLCEDSCMKFSFVSGEDNPADCITRPLSFRQLMKTNYITGPKFITESDSNVICSDCTLSFILPGLFEPKRMHKVETNCGSACSPPHVGSEHLFSFNRVSSFEKAVRVHAVVLRFCSILKSKFKSKHPALDHFEVEDEGFNFYDEACRQIITRDQHIHFPDVFDYFHSKQKQLKNLPNIVAQLNLFLDSDGMVRVKSKCRRLKEVQHLNKFNYPLLISKDSILAPLIIRELHVKLSTCWLLSFVGGT, from the coding sequence atgaatttaattgGCACTGCAGTGTATCTGTATAACATAAGTACAAATAAGATCTACTTTATTTTAGTAAGAAATAAACTGGTGAGTAAACAATTGGAGTCAAAATCCATACCAAGCTTGGAATTGCAAGCTCTTGCATTAACCGCTGAAACTGTAAAGGATTTGAAGAATGAACTTTCAGGATTTGGTTGCATTGATCCTATTGAGATAGCTGGATGCGAAATCTACTCTGACAGTTTGGTGGTACTGACCTGGCTGCAGTCTTACGCCTTGAAACTTGACAAACTACAAAAAAAGCAACCCTTTATACTCAATAGGTTAGAGTATATCAATAAGCTGTGTGAGGATTcttgtatgaaattttcttttgtgtctGGAGAAGATAATCCAGCAGACTGCATCACCAGACCTTTATCCTTTAGGCAGCTGATGAAAACAAACTATATAACTGGTCCTAAGTTCATTACAGAGAGCGATAGCAATGTGATCTGTAGTGACTGCACATTGTCTTTCATTTTACCTGGCTTGTTTGAACCAAAACGAATGCATAAAGTAGAGACAAATTGTGGCAGTGCTTGTTCACCTCCGCATGTGGGCTCGGAGcatcttttctcttttaataggGTTTCTAGTTTTGAGAAGGCTGTGAGAGTGCATGCGGTGGTGCTCAGGTTCTGCAGCATATTGAAATCAAAGTTTAAAAGTAAACATCCAGCTCTTGATCACTTTGAAGTTGAAGATGAAGGCTTTAACTTTTATGATGAAGCTTGTAGGCAGATTATAACCAGAGATCAACATATCCATTTCCCAGATGTCTTTGATTATTTTCACTCAAAACAGAAGCAGTTGAAGAATCTGCCTAACATTGTTGCACAGTTGAACTTGTTTCTTGATTCAGATGGCATGGTAAGGGTAAAGAGTAAATGCCGAAGATTGAAGGAAGTCCAACATCTTAACAAATTCAACTATCCTTTACTAATATCGAAGGACAGTATATTGGCTCCTCTGATTATAAGGGAATTGCACGTGAAGCTCTCTACATGCTGGTTGTTGTCCTTTGTTGGCGGAACTTAG